The DNA region CCCCCAACACGTCCTCGATCAGGTCCCCGGCGTCCTCGATACCCACGGAGAGGCGGACCAGGCCCGGCGTCACGCCCTGGCGCTCCAGCGTCTCCTCACCAAGGAGGTGGTGGGTGGTGCTGCCCGGATGGCACGACAGGCTCTCCACGTCGCCCAGGCTGACCGCCTGTGTGAAGAGCCGCAACCCGTCGAGGAAGGCGAAGGCCGCCTCCACCGAGCCGAGGTCGAGGCTGAGCAGGCCGCCGAAGGCGCGCATCTGCCGGGCGGCGACCTCGTGCCCCGGGTGAGTGGGCAGGCCGGGGTAATGGAGAGCCCCTAGGGCGGGATGACCCTGAAGCGCCTCTGTCAGCGCCGCCGCGTTCGCGCAGTGAGCTTCCATCCGCAGCGGGAGGGTCTTCAGGCCCCGCAGCAGCAGGTACGCCTCGAAAGGGCCGAGGACCGAGCCGACATGACGCAGGCCATGCAGCCGCAGTTCGGAGATCAATTCGGCCCGTCCAGCAACGACCCCGGCAATTACATCCCCGTGGCCGCCCAGGTACTTCGTCGCGGAATGCATCACGAGGTCGGCGCCATGCTCCAGCGGTCGCGTCAGGTACGGGGTGGAGAAGGTGTTGTCCACGACGACGAGGGCGCCCGCCGCGCGCGCGACCTCCGAGGCGGCGTGCAGGTCCACGATCTTCAACGTGGGATTGGTCGGCGTTTCCAACCAGACCAGCCGGGTCCGCTCGGAGACCACCTCGCGCAGTTCCTCCAGGTCGCCCGCCTCGCGCACGGTCACCCCGAATCGGCCCAGGATGTCGCGCAGCAGCCCTTCCGTGCCCCCGTACAGCGGGCCGACAAAGGCCACCTCGTCACCGGAGGTCAGCAGGGTCAGGGCGATGGCGCTCGCCGCCCCCATGCCGCTGCCA from Deinococcus aerius includes:
- a CDS encoding trans-sulfuration enzyme family protein translates to MSKQDSRPAGFRTRAVHAGHGLDPVTGAHAVPIYATSTFGYGNAERGARLFAGEEQGYFYSRLSNPTVRAFEEKVASLEGAEDAVAFGSGMGAASAIALTLLTSGDEVAFVGPLYGGTEGLLRDILGRFGVTVREAGDLEELREVVSERTRLVWLETPTNPTLKIVDLHAASEVARAAGALVVVDNTFSTPYLTRPLEHGADLVMHSATKYLGGHGDVIAGVVAGRAELISELRLHGLRHVGSVLGPFEAYLLLRGLKTLPLRMEAHCANAAALTEALQGHPALGALHYPGLPTHPGHEVAARQMRAFGGLLSLDLGSVEAAFAFLDGLRLFTQAVSLGDVESLSCHPGSTTHHLLGEETLERQGVTPGLVRLSVGIEDAGDLIEDVLGALERVPVAAGR